GGGATAATTCACCACGAAGGGCATGGATTCGACTTCACTCACCACAGGCTCCGAGCACGAAGGTAAGAGACTTAACCTGCGAACCATCCTGAGCTTCGTGGTGAGTAAGGGTTGGTCGCATAAAGTAGCCAATTTCGAAGACGCTAAAATTTGCGCAAGCCGCTCTATCGGACTCTGGGCTCAGCGCTTCAGTAAATCACCATGCCAACTGCACGTAATGAATCTTTCCTGATCGGCATCGACGTCGGCGGGACTTTTACCGACTGTGTTCTGGTCGACGGCCAAGGCCGAACCACTGTCGAGAAAACTTTTACGACGCCGGCGGACCCTTCCGAAGGAGTGTTAAACGGACTGGGAAAGTTCTCGGTTAAAACCGGCTTATCGCTCGGTGATTTTCTTGGGCGGGTCGCGCGCATCGTGCATGGCACGACGATCACGACCAATGCAGTCCTCACCGGGCGCGGTGCCATGACCGGCTTTCTCACTACCAAGGGGTTTCGCGATATCCTGCTTATGCGCCGGGGCATTCGCGAAGAGCAATTCAATTCCAAATACAATCCGCCGCCGCCGTTGGTGCCGCGCAACCTCACCTACACAGTCGCCGAACGCACCGATTGCGAGGGGCGCGAGATTGCACCGCTGGACTATGACGAAGCGCGTGCGGCGATCGGCGAACTTAAGCGCTGTGGCGTCGAGTCGATCGCCGTCAGCTTGCTATTTTCGTTTCTTAACCCAAAGCATGAGCAGGAGATCGCCGCGCTGCTCGAAGCCGATTTTCCCGAGGCCTACGTTTCACTCTCAACCCAGGTGCTGCCGCAGCTGCGCGCCTATGAACGCCATAGCACGACGGCGCTAAACGCCTACGTGGGACCGATTTTGGCGCGCTACCTCAATCGTTTGACCGAGCGTTTGAATGCCGCCGGTTTTGCCGGCCAGTTGTTAATCATGCAGTCCAATGGTGGTGTCATGGCACCGGAAACTGCGGCTCGTTTTGCTTGCCGAACGCTATTGTCGGGACCCGCCGGCGGCCCGGTGGCGGCGATTTTTTGCGGCAAACGCGCCGGCCACAAAGATCTGATCACCATGGACATGGGTGGCACCAGTTTCGATGTCTCGTTCATCAAAGGCGGCGAGGTTAGTTTCACGACGGAAGGCGAAGTAGGCGGACACGCCACTGCGTTTCCGGTGCTCGATATTCGCACTGTGGGCGCGGGCGGCGGCAGCATCGCCTGGGTCGATGATGGTGGCGTGCTCCACGTCGGTCCCGCCAGCGCGGGCGCCGACCCCGGTCCGATCTGTTATGGCCGCGGCGGGAAGGAGCCGACGGTGACCGATGCCGATCTGGTGTTGGGCTACATCGGCGCCGAAGATTTTCTCGGCGGTGAGTTCAGCCTCGACCGAAATTCCGCCGTGAAAGGCATTGAAACGCGCATCGCCAAGCCGCTCGGCATGCTGGCAGTGAAAGCGGCCGAAGGAATCAACCGGCTGGTGAACAGCACCATGGCGGATGCGATCCGACTCGTTTCGATCAAGCAGGGATACGATCCGCGTCACTGCATGTTAATCGTAGCGGGCGGCGCGGGAGCGGTGCATGCTGCGGCAATTGCCGGCGAGTTGGGTATTCGCCAACTGCTGATTCCTCGCGTCGCGTCGGTGTTTTGCGCCGCGGGCATGCTCCTGTCCGATTTGAAACATGACTATGTGCGCACCTTTTCAGGCGATTTGGCAACGATTTCCAAAGTGAAAGTGCGCGCTCTCTATGACCAAATGAGCGTGGAAGCGTTGCAGACGCTTCGCGATGAGGGCAAGAAAAAAGCTTCGGTGTCGCTGGCTTACGCTGTCGATCTAAAATATGTCGGCCAATTTCATGAGGTAACTATCCCGTTTAAGTCGCCATCGGATGATTTTAACCAACTGCAAAAAGATTTCGCTGCGCAGCACCAGAAGCTCTATGGCTACAATCTCCCCGGCGAGTCGGTGGAAGCATTGCATTGGCGGCTCATGGCGCTGGTGCGCACGCAGCGGCCGGCGAGTTTTGGTAAAGCCGAAACGAAGTCGAAAGGCACTGCGGGCGCCAAGAAAAAACGCAGTGTCATTTTCGATGGACGAAAAATCGAGACGGATGTATACGAAGGCAAAAGCTTCGGAGCCCGGGCGGCGCTAAAGGGTCCAGCGATCGTCGAAGAGCCGACCACGACCATCGTGATTCCGCCCGGCTGGCGGTTCCAGGTTAACCGGTTCGGCGATTACGAAATGTCGCGCAAGTATTGAGCGATCACCGTATGCGTTACGCTAAAGCCAAAGCGAAGAGTTGGAATATCGCGCGCCCAGGCGCCAAGAACGCCAAGTTCGGAAAAGAGTTTCCTTTGCGTCTTTGCACGAGATCTTACGAATTCGGTTTGCGGTATTTTCGCATGGGTGTCTTCGTGGTGAACGGAAATGTCCGGTGCATCAAGAAGGAAATAGTTTCATGACAATGAAATTCGGCATTAGTTTCGCCCCCAATCATCCGAGAGATTTTAGCGAGTGGAGCCGCGCGTCCGAAGATGCCGGTTTCGAGCGCGTCGGCGTAGTCGACTCGCAAGCGATCTATCGCGAGCTCTACATCAGTTGCGCGGCGGGGATCCAGGCGACGAAGTCGATTCAACTTGGCCCCCGGGTGACTAATGCTCTCACGCGCCATCCGACCGTTACCGCCAGCGCGATGTTGACCTTGAACGAATTGGCCCCCGGCAGAGTGTTTGTCGGACTGGGCACCGGAGACAGCGCGGTTTTTAACATCGGCTATAAACCCGTCAAGCTTGCGGTGCTGGGCGAATTCACCGCTTGTTTGCGCGCGCTGATGCGCGGCGAGAGCGTCATGTATCAGGGCAACGAGTTGAAACTCACCTGGGGCAAGGCCGATATTCCAATTTACATCGCCGGTCATGGCCCCAAGACCCTTGAGCTCGCGGGACAATACGCCGACGGCGTGATCGTGGGCACGGGCGTTGGAGCAGACGTGGTATGCGACGCCTACGATCGCATCGCCACCGGCGCGGCGCGCTCCGGCCGCAAGCTGGAAGATCTCGATGTTTGGTGGGCGTTGAGCGCTCACATCGGCAACCGCCGGGAAGAGGCCTTGTCGGTTATCCGTATGATGCTTGCCGCCAAGGCGAATCATCTGGCGCGCTTTCCTGAACAGGACAAGCAAGTGCCGCCGGAGTACCGCGAGGTTCTCGACAGCATTCATAAAGGCTACAACTATCTGGAACATCAAAAGCCCGGTGAAAATACCAAGAATGCGACCCTGGTGCGCGAGAGTGGCCTGGAGTCTTATCTCACGGATCGCTACGCCATCGTGGGCACGCCCGACGATTGTCTCGCGACCATTCAGCGGATGGAACATGACGGCGTGCGGAAAATCTGGTTGAACGTTCACTTCGACGACAAGCTCGGTTTTATCCGGCGCTGGGGCAGCGAGGTGATGGCGAAGCTCGGCTAGTCGGGAATATTTACAGGCAATAAAGAAATCCCTAATGCCGAAACAAATTTTTGTTCAAAGTTCAAGGGTACAAAGTTCAACGTGGGATCTCTTCAATCTGACGTTGGACGTTGAACCTTGAACAATCCGCGGATCTTATGGAACCAAAACTAGCCAAGCAAATCGTCACGAGCTTGCGCGATGCCGGCATCGACTTCATGAGTTACTTGCCGGAGAGCAGGTTGAGCCAAATTTTACCGCTCATGCGCGGCGATCCCCACTTCAAGCTCGCGCCCGCAGCCAGTGAGGCCGATGCGGTTTCCATAGCGGTGGGTGCGACTCTCGGCGGAAAACAGGCGGCTTGTTACATGGAAAGCACAGGCATTTACGTATCCTGCTATCAGCTCGTGGTGGTGGCGCTGCACTTGCGCGTGCCGGTGCTTTTGCTGGTCAGTCATCTGGGCGGCTTCGACGATCAACGCAACAGTTTTCTCTACTCGCTCGCCGGCAGGCGATTGGTGCCGCAACTCAAAGCGCTCGATATTGAACACAAGGTCCTGGAAAACGGCGCGAACCTCGATGCCGATGTGAAAAACGCCGTGCGCACGATGAACGCTCTGCGCGAGCCCGTCGCCTTGATTTTTACCGGGGACTTTACCTTATGAACCGTTATGAATGCTTACAGCGTTTGCTGCCGCTGATTACCGATCACCTGGTGGTGACATCCCAGAGCGGTCAGCGCATTGAATGGAGCAGCCTGTCGCAGCGCGATGGTAATCTCTTGCTCGGCGAGATGGGTGCTGCGCTCAGTGTCGGTGCAGGACTCGCGCTGGCGCTGCCGCATCGTAAAGTCGTTGTTCTGGAATCCGACGGCAGTGTTTTGTTGACCTTGAGCAGCCTGGCCACCGTGGCGAATTTAGACCTGCACAATCTATCCGTGTTCGTGTTCGATAACCAGGCCTACAGTGGCACACGCATTAGCGAGCCCTCCGCCACCGCCGGCAAGACGGATTTGGCGCAGGTTGCCAAAGGAGCGGGCATCGCTCGGTCGGTTACCGTGCGGGATTTGAATAGCTTTAGCGCGCAGGCAACGGCCGTGCTGTCGGGCCAAGGGTTGAGCTTTGTCGTCTGTAAAGTCCAGGAAAGTCTCCTCCACCGCGATATTCCCCGGCCCGATCTTGATTTGACCGAGATTAAGTACCGGTTCGTCAGATATCTGCAGGAAACCGAGAACAAGCTCGCGCCGTTTATTGGGAGAGGGTAATTGGCAATGTTAGAGCATACCCGGCGCTTGCTGCGCGTGAATTTCGCTCCCTCCGTGGCGTTCATGATCGCCAGCTTGTCCCTGTGCATCTTCTTGGCGCCGGCGAGCGTTCGTGCGCAGTCGATCCGAATCGGCTCCCTCGGCCTGAGCGGGCCGCTCTTGCCGCTTTGGATCGCCCAAGACCGCGGCTTATTTTCGCAGTACGGTCTCAAATCGGAGGTCGTGACGTTTCAGGGCGGTCCGACGAGTATTCAAGCGCTGCTCGCGGATGAAGTGAAATTCACGGCCACTTCCAGCGCACCCGGCGCCAACGCGATACTTAACGGCGCGGCGGTCGTGGCGATTGCGGAGTGGGTAAGCACGCTGCCCTACATGTTGATCGTCACCCCCGATATCGATACCGCGGAGAAACTCAAAAAGAAGCGCATTGCCGTTGCTCGCTTCGGCGGCGCGGCCCATTATGCCGTTCGCTTGGTTCTATTGAAAATGGGCATCGACCCGGAGAAAGACGTGCAACTGCTGCAAATCGGCGACGAATCGGTCAGGCTTGCGGCGCTGCGGCAGGGAACAGTCGACGCGACGATTCTCACCCCGCCAGCCAATCTCACCGCGCGCAATCTCGGTTTCCGAGTTCTCACTTCTTTGCACGAGGCAGGCGTGCAGTATTCCTTCGATCATCTCCTGGTCACCAAAGAGTTCGCCAGTAAAAATCGCGAGATGGTGCGGGGCTTTCTCAAGGGATTTCTGCACGGCATCGCGTTCATGAAAAAACAGCGCAAAGAGGGCGTCGAGACGCTCCGTAAGTGGACGCGCCTAAACGATCAAGCGGCGCTTGACGAAACCTATAGAATCTTCGGCGCGATGATCGCAGCCAAACCCTACGGCACTGAGGAGGGTTGGCGCAACTTTGTCGACGTCTTGGCAACAACCAACCCCAAGGCGAAACAGCTACAATCTAAGGATATGTTCGACTACAGTTATCTTCTTGAAATCGACAAGAGCGGCTTCATCGAAGCGCTCTACAAGTGAGGTAGCCGAAGTGTAGGGGCAAAGATCGGTCGAATCGCAAACGCAAAAGTTATTCTAGATGGGGATTTTTCCAATGCATCGTGTCGTTCTGGCCGGCGTCATGTTGTTTTTAGCGTATCGTCTATGCATCGATATGGCATGGGCTGAGGAGGCGTTGGTTGCCCATCCGGCACTGACCTTGGGCGATATTCCTTATTACATCGCCAAGGAGAAAAATTTTTACCGCGACGAAGGTTTTCAAGTCAAAGACCTCTATATTCGCGGCGGCGTCACGGCGTCGCAGGCGCTGCAGGCGGGCTCGGTGCAGTTCACCCTGGCCCTGGGGACCGGCGCGCGCGCTGCGCTTTCCGGAATGACGCTCAAGGCGATCATGGTCTTTTGCGACAAGCCGTTTCATTTTTTGTACGGGCGGCCGGATCTGGGGGTGCGCAGCCCACAGGATCTCAAGGGCAAGCGCATCGCCGTGACGGGCTTGGGTTCCACGACTTACTATTCCGCGCGCAAGGTTGTTGAACGGCTGAATTTCGATCCCGATAAAGACGTGCGCATTCTTGCCGTGGGCGATATCTGGCCCGCCCTGGCCGGCGGCTCGGTTGAAGCTGGACTCATTCGCCCACCATTTACGCAGATGGCCGAGAAGCTTGGCATGGTGCGGCTGGCTTACGTGGGCGATGCGCTACAGATGCCGATGTCGGGTTTGGTGACCGCGGAGAAGATGATCCAAGAAAACGCCGACCTCGTGCGGCGCTTTCTCCGGGCGACGCTTAGGGGCTTAAGATTTTTTCAGGATAGCAAGAACGACAGCGAGAGCATCGCACTGCTCAATCGTGTTACCAAGATGGAAGCGGAAGTTGCAAAACAAACCTACGATTTCTACCACGGTATCATGACGCGCGACGGCACGCCGTCCGAACGCGCGCTCGCCGATGATTTTGAGATTACGCGGCAAATGCTCCGCAAAGAAGTGCAAAATCTGTCGCGCCAACAAGCAGAGCAAAAGATGTATGATTTTCGACTGCTGAAGGAACTGCTTTAACGCTCAACACAAGGAATATCTATGCCGGAACTGAGAGAATTCCTCCGAGAAACCGAACGGCTGGGCGAGCTCAAAATCGTCAAGGGCGCGGATTGGAATTTGGAGATCGGCGCGATCACGGAAATATCCGCGCTGGAGCCCAATCCGCCGGCGCTGCTGTTCGACGATATCAAAGGTTATCCGAGCGGCTATCGCCTGTTTACGAACATGTACCAGACCCAATCGCGAACTGCCTTGGGGTTGGGACTCTCCAGCGATTTAAAGGGCGTGGATCTCGTTCGCGCGGTGAAAGATATCTTGCGCAACGGCAAGCCGGTGCCGCCGCTTTTTGAAAATCACGGCGCGATTCAGGAAAATTTCTTTGTCGGGAAAGATGCCCGTGCGACGATCTTCCCGGCGCCTAAACTGCATCGCGAGGATGGCGGCCGATATCTTGGCACTTCGGATGCGGTGATCACCGCCGATCCCGACACCGGTTGGGTCAACTTGGGAACGGCGCGCGTGCAGATTCTCGACGAGCACCGTGTTTCGCTCTACGTTTCCCCCGGCAAACAAACTCGTCTGATCGCGCAAAAATATTGGGATCAAGGCAAGAGTTGTCCCGTTGCATTGGTGTGCGGCCTCGATCCGGTCTTATTCGCAGTTTCCGGTCTCGGTCTGCCGTGGGGAATGTCAGAATATGATTTTGCCGGGCAGATTCAAAATTCACCCGTGAAAGTCGTGCGCGGCGAGATGACAGGATTGCCCATCCCCGCATCGGCGGAGATCGTGCTCGAAGGCGAGATTCCGCCACCCGAGGTCGAGTCGGAAATGGAAGGGCCGTTTGGCGAATGGACGGGCTATTATGCTTCGGGCACCCGTCCTGCGCCACTGATTCGCATTAAATCGGTCTATCACCGCAAGGATCCGATTCTCACGGTTCTTCCCGATTTTAAAACCTATCCGTTGTCGAGTTATCTCTTTCTGGTTTTCTGCGCCGCCGGTTTGTGGAACGAGATCGAAGCTGCGGGGATCACCGACATTCGCGGCGTCTGGTGCGCCGAGTGGGGCGTGCGCTTCTTTATGGTGATCTCGGTCAAGCAACGCTATGGCGGCCATGCGCGGCAGGCCGCGCATATCGCGCTAGGCGCAAGGGAAGGCGGCTATTTGGGACGATTCATCGTATTAGTCGATGACGACATCGATCCGTCGAATATGCCGGATGTGCTCTGGGCGATGTCGACACGCTGCGATCCGCAGACTTCCATCGAGATCGCGACCAACTGCTGGAGCAGTCCCATCGATCCACGCATCTCGCCGGAAAAAAGAACCGCCGGCGATTTCACCAACTCGCGGGCGATCATCGATGCCTGCCGGCCGTTCCATTGGCGCGACAAGTTTCCCAAGGTGCATACCCTTGACCCGGCTTATCGCGATGAGATCAAGAAAAAGTGGAAAGCAGTGTTTAGTTAGGATTGGTCTGCGAAAAAGGAGAACATCATGCCGTTTGAAGATCTACGAGAGTTCGTGAAAACACTCGACGAAGCCGGGGAGCTGGCGAGAGTTAAGAAAGAGGTCGAGCCAAAGTATGAGGTAGGCGCGATCTGCAAAACGATCCACGAGAAAGGCCGAAAGGCGCTTTTGTTTGAGAAGGTGCGCGGTTGTTCCATGCCGGTGCTAACCGAATCGCTCGCAACGTTTAAGCGGATTGCACTTGCGATCGATGCCGATGAAACCGATTTATTCACCGAGGTGATGGAGCGAACCAAGCAGTCCATCGCGCCGGTGATCGTCAAAGACGGGCCGTGCAAAGAAGTCATCCTCAAAGGCAAAGATGTCGATCTCGACCGGCTGCCGTGGATTACCTGGAACAAAACCGAGAAGGCTCCTTACCTCACGGCGGGCCTGGTGATCGTTAAAGATCCCGAGTACGGCAGGAACGTGGGCGTTTAC
The sequence above is a segment of the Deltaproteobacteria bacterium genome. Coding sequences within it:
- a CDS encoding hydantoinase/oxoprolinase family protein; translated protein: MPTARNESFLIGIDVGGTFTDCVLVDGQGRTTVEKTFTTPADPSEGVLNGLGKFSVKTGLSLGDFLGRVARIVHGTTITTNAVLTGRGAMTGFLTTKGFRDILLMRRGIREEQFNSKYNPPPPLVPRNLTYTVAERTDCEGREIAPLDYDEARAAIGELKRCGVESIAVSLLFSFLNPKHEQEIAALLEADFPEAYVSLSTQVLPQLRAYERHSTTALNAYVGPILARYLNRLTERLNAAGFAGQLLIMQSNGGVMAPETAARFACRTLLSGPAGGPVAAIFCGKRAGHKDLITMDMGGTSFDVSFIKGGEVSFTTEGEVGGHATAFPVLDIRTVGAGGGSIAWVDDGGVLHVGPASAGADPGPICYGRGGKEPTVTDADLVLGYIGAEDFLGGEFSLDRNSAVKGIETRIAKPLGMLAVKAAEGINRLVNSTMADAIRLVSIKQGYDPRHCMLIVAGGAGAVHAAAIAGELGIRQLLIPRVASVFCAAGMLLSDLKHDYVRTFSGDLATISKVKVRALYDQMSVEALQTLRDEGKKKASVSLAYAVDLKYVGQFHEVTIPFKSPSDDFNQLQKDFAAQHQKLYGYNLPGESVEALHWRLMALVRTQRPASFGKAETKSKGTAGAKKKRSVIFDGRKIETDVYEGKSFGARAALKGPAIVEEPTTTIVIPPGWRFQVNRFGDYEMSRKY
- a CDS encoding LLM class flavin-dependent oxidoreductase; this encodes MTMKFGISFAPNHPRDFSEWSRASEDAGFERVGVVDSQAIYRELYISCAAGIQATKSIQLGPRVTNALTRHPTVTASAMLTLNELAPGRVFVGLGTGDSAVFNIGYKPVKLAVLGEFTACLRALMRGESVMYQGNELKLTWGKADIPIYIAGHGPKTLELAGQYADGVIVGTGVGADVVCDAYDRIATGAARSGRKLEDLDVWWALSAHIGNRREEALSVIRMMLAAKANHLARFPEQDKQVPPEYREVLDSIHKGYNYLEHQKPGENTKNATLVRESGLESYLTDRYAIVGTPDDCLATIQRMEHDGVRKIWLNVHFDDKLGFIRRWGSEVMAKLG
- a CDS encoding thiamine pyrophosphate-binding protein, translating into MNRYECLQRLLPLITDHLVVTSQSGQRIEWSSLSQRDGNLLLGEMGAALSVGAGLALALPHRKVVVLESDGSVLLTLSSLATVANLDLHNLSVFVFDNQAYSGTRISEPSATAGKTDLAQVAKGAGIARSVTVRDLNSFSAQATAVLSGQGLSFVVCKVQESLLHRDIPRPDLDLTEIKYRFVRYLQETENKLAPFIGRG
- a CDS encoding ABC transporter substrate-binding protein, producing the protein MAMLEHTRRLLRVNFAPSVAFMIASLSLCIFLAPASVRAQSIRIGSLGLSGPLLPLWIAQDRGLFSQYGLKSEVVTFQGGPTSIQALLADEVKFTATSSAPGANAILNGAAVVAIAEWVSTLPYMLIVTPDIDTAEKLKKKRIAVARFGGAAHYAVRLVLLKMGIDPEKDVQLLQIGDESVRLAALRQGTVDATILTPPANLTARNLGFRVLTSLHEAGVQYSFDHLLVTKEFASKNREMVRGFLKGFLHGIAFMKKQRKEGVETLRKWTRLNDQAALDETYRIFGAMIAAKPYGTEEGWRNFVDVLATTNPKAKQLQSKDMFDYSYLLEIDKSGFIEALYK
- a CDS encoding ABC transporter substrate-binding protein translates to MGIFPMHRVVLAGVMLFLAYRLCIDMAWAEEALVAHPALTLGDIPYYIAKEKNFYRDEGFQVKDLYIRGGVTASQALQAGSVQFTLALGTGARAALSGMTLKAIMVFCDKPFHFLYGRPDLGVRSPQDLKGKRIAVTGLGSTTYYSARKVVERLNFDPDKDVRILAVGDIWPALAGGSVEAGLIRPPFTQMAEKLGMVRLAYVGDALQMPMSGLVTAEKMIQENADLVRRFLRATLRGLRFFQDSKNDSESIALLNRVTKMEAEVAKQTYDFYHGIMTRDGTPSERALADDFEITRQMLRKEVQNLSRQQAEQKMYDFRLLKELL
- a CDS encoding UbiD family decarboxylase, giving the protein MPELREFLRETERLGELKIVKGADWNLEIGAITEISALEPNPPALLFDDIKGYPSGYRLFTNMYQTQSRTALGLGLSSDLKGVDLVRAVKDILRNGKPVPPLFENHGAIQENFFVGKDARATIFPAPKLHREDGGRYLGTSDAVITADPDTGWVNLGTARVQILDEHRVSLYVSPGKQTRLIAQKYWDQGKSCPVALVCGLDPVLFAVSGLGLPWGMSEYDFAGQIQNSPVKVVRGEMTGLPIPASAEIVLEGEIPPPEVESEMEGPFGEWTGYYASGTRPAPLIRIKSVYHRKDPILTVLPDFKTYPLSSYLFLVFCAAGLWNEIEAAGITDIRGVWCAEWGVRFFMVISVKQRYGGHARQAAHIALGAREGGYLGRFIVLVDDDIDPSNMPDVLWAMSTRCDPQTSIEIATNCWSSPIDPRISPEKRTAGDFTNSRAIIDACRPFHWRDKFPKVHTLDPAYRDEIKKKWKAVFS